One genomic window of Pseudomonas chlororaphis subsp. piscium includes the following:
- a CDS encoding NAD(P)/FAD-dependent oxidoreductase has translation MTVQQSDVLIVGGGLMGSAAAFFLRQRGQSVTLLERDQIGQYASGVNFGNVRRQGRYLGQLELANRSWALWRRLPELIDDDLEFIASGHMRVCYREDEIAELEAYAAAPEARQLDLKIYRGRELHERFPFLGPDVKGGSYAPHDGHANPRLAAPAFARAAVRAGARIEERTEVAEVQKVGGGFRVGTTDGRQFSAERLLITAGAWGQKLSEQFGEPVPLDTNGPQMAVTEPVPYALPTVIGVYTKIPEEVIYFRQIPRGNIIIGGGYRSKPDMLTRRAQVEPRSILNQIQQMRRLLPGVGNLNIIRVWSGIEGYLPDSLPIMGPSGQVDGLYYAFGFCGHGFQLGPGVGDVMAELIATGSTSTPIEPFSIRRFAGTTAQRSKAS, from the coding sequence ATGACGGTGCAACAGTCCGATGTACTGATTGTCGGCGGCGGCCTGATGGGCTCGGCGGCGGCGTTTTTCCTGCGTCAGCGCGGCCAGTCGGTGACCCTGCTGGAGCGCGACCAGATCGGCCAGTACGCCAGCGGGGTGAACTTCGGCAACGTGCGGCGCCAGGGGCGTTATCTCGGCCAGCTGGAGCTGGCCAACCGTTCCTGGGCCCTGTGGAGGCGCCTGCCGGAACTGATCGACGACGACCTGGAATTCATCGCCAGCGGCCATATGCGGGTGTGTTACCGCGAGGACGAGATCGCTGAGCTCGAGGCCTATGCCGCGGCACCCGAGGCTCGGCAGCTGGACCTGAAGATCTACCGCGGCCGCGAGCTGCACGAGCGTTTTCCGTTCCTCGGGCCGGACGTCAAGGGCGGCTCCTACGCGCCCCATGACGGCCATGCCAACCCGCGCCTGGCGGCCCCGGCCTTTGCCCGGGCGGCGGTGCGCGCCGGCGCGCGGATCGAAGAACGCACCGAAGTGGCCGAGGTGCAGAAGGTCGGCGGCGGGTTCCGGGTCGGCACCACCGACGGCCGCCAATTCAGCGCCGAACGCCTGCTGATCACCGCCGGCGCCTGGGGCCAGAAACTCTCCGAGCAGTTTGGCGAGCCGGTGCCGCTGGACACCAACGGCCCGCAGATGGCGGTCACCGAGCCGGTGCCTTACGCCTTGCCGACGGTGATCGGGGTCTACACCAAGATCCCCGAGGAGGTGATCTACTTCCGCCAGATTCCCCGCGGCAACATCATCATCGGCGGCGGCTACCGCAGCAAACCGGACATGCTCACACGGCGCGCCCAGGTCGAACCGCGCAGCATCCTCAACCAGATCCAGCAGATGCGCCGGCTGCTGCCGGGCGTCGGCAACCTCAACATCATCCGCGTCTGGAGCGGCATCGAAGGTTATCTGCCCGACTCGCTGCCGATCATGGGTCCCAGTGGCCAGGTCGACGGCCTGTACTACGCCTTCGGCTTCTGCGGCCACGGCTTCCAGCTCGGCCCGGGCGTCGGCGACGTGATGGCCGAGCTGATCGCCACCGGCAGCACCAGCACCCCGATCGAGCCCTTTTCGATTCGCCGCTTCGCCGGCACAACCGCACAACGGAGCAAGGCCTCATGA
- a CDS encoding NAD-dependent succinate-semialdehyde dehydrogenase yields MLKNRLKDPSLLVELAYIDGQWVAADDGATLAVLDPASGECLARVPALQGAQTRLAIAAAERAWPAWRARAAAERAQLLERWYQAMLDNLDDLALIMTAEQGKPFAEAQGEIRYGAGFVKWFAEEARRICGDTLPAPAGDRRLLTLKQPVGVCAAITPWNFPNAMITRKCAPALAAGCPIIVKPSDLTPLSALALAVLAERVGIPPGVFSVLTGMPTGIGEELTGNPAVRKISFTGSTAVGRLLMRQSAEHIKRLSLELGGNAPFVVFDDADLEQAIAGIMQSKFRNAGQTCVCANRILVQDGIYQRFAQRLVEEVAKLKVGNGLEPGVSIGPLINAAAVSKVARHIDDALGKGATLLCGGVPQGESQFVQPTVLGEASTEMLLAHEETFGPVAPLMRFHDEAEALAIANATPYGLGAYYFTQDLRRSWRFGEALEFGMVGLNTGIISMEVAPFGGIKQSGLGREGSKYGLDEYLEIKAFHIGGL; encoded by the coding sequence ATGCTCAAGAATCGTTTGAAAGACCCAAGCCTCTTGGTGGAACTGGCCTATATCGACGGGCAGTGGGTGGCCGCCGACGATGGCGCGACCCTGGCGGTGCTCGACCCGGCCAGCGGCGAATGCCTGGCCCGGGTGCCGGCCCTGCAGGGCGCGCAGACCCGCCTGGCCATCGCCGCCGCCGAACGCGCCTGGCCGGCCTGGCGCGCACGCGCGGCGGCGGAGCGGGCACAGCTGCTGGAGCGCTGGTACCAGGCCATGCTCGACAACCTCGACGACCTGGCCCTGATCATGACCGCCGAACAGGGCAAGCCTTTCGCCGAAGCCCAGGGCGAAATCCGCTACGGCGCCGGTTTCGTCAAATGGTTCGCCGAGGAGGCGCGGCGCATCTGCGGCGACACCCTGCCGGCGCCCGCTGGCGACCGGCGCCTGCTGACCCTCAAGCAGCCCGTGGGGGTCTGCGCGGCCATCACCCCGTGGAACTTCCCCAACGCGATGATCACCCGCAAATGCGCGCCGGCCCTGGCCGCCGGCTGCCCGATCATCGTCAAGCCTTCGGACCTCACGCCGCTGTCGGCCCTGGCCCTGGCGGTGCTGGCCGAGCGGGTGGGGATTCCGCCGGGGGTGTTCAGCGTGCTTACGGGCATGCCGACCGGCATCGGCGAAGAGCTGACCGGCAACCCGGCGGTGCGCAAGATTTCCTTTACCGGTTCCACCGCGGTCGGCCGCCTGTTGATGCGCCAGAGCGCCGAGCACATCAAGCGCCTGAGCCTGGAGCTGGGCGGTAACGCGCCGTTCGTGGTGTTCGACGACGCCGACCTGGAACAGGCGATCGCCGGGATCATGCAGAGCAAGTTCCGCAACGCCGGGCAGACCTGCGTCTGCGCCAACCGCATCCTGGTCCAGGACGGCATCTACCAGCGTTTTGCCCAGCGCCTGGTGGAAGAGGTGGCCAAGCTCAAGGTCGGCAACGGCCTGGAGCCGGGCGTGAGCATCGGCCCGCTGATCAATGCCGCGGCGGTGAGCAAGGTCGCCCGGCATATCGACGATGCCCTGGGCAAGGGCGCGACCCTGCTGTGCGGCGGGGTTCCCCAGGGCGAAAGCCAGTTCGTGCAGCCCACGGTGCTGGGCGAGGCCAGCACCGAGATGCTCCTGGCTCATGAGGAAACCTTCGGCCCGGTGGCGCCGCTGATGCGCTTCCACGACGAGGCCGAGGCGCTGGCCATCGCCAACGCCACGCCCTACGGGCTGGGCGCCTACTACTTCACCCAGGACCTGCGCCGCTCCTGGCGTTTCGGCGAAGCGCTGGAGTTCGGCATGGTCGGCCTCAACACCGGGATCATCTCCATGGAAGTGGCGCCGTTCGGCGGCATCAAGCAATCGGGCCTGGGCCGCGAAGGCAGCAAGTACGGCCTGGACGAATACCTGGAAATCAAGGCTTTCCACATCGGCGGCCTGTGA
- the argE gene encoding acetylornithine deacetylase, with the protein MKPRVLEILKRLIAFDTVSSESNLALIEYVRELLLGKGIESLIVKDESGRKANLFASTGPRELPGILLSGHTDVVPVAGQAWTLPAFQVTEQGGRLYGRGSCDMKGFIALAIDAMLDAADSTLSRPLQLALSHDEEIGCVGVRRLLDVLHLAPVRPFLCLIGEPTRMQFVLGHKGKGSYRAYCRGQEAHSSLAPLAANAIHLACDFIAGLRDSQQRLREQGARDADYDIPYSTVHVGQIGGGKALNIVPNLCTLDFEVRNLPADDLEQFLEQMRERAELIVREARKVSEVAAIEIETLNVYPGLETHPSVEAVRLLHAFAAPGTGYAKVGFGTEGGLFSQRLDIPVVVCGPGSIEQAHKPDEFIEVSQMDAGQRFLEGLLGSLKR; encoded by the coding sequence ATGAAACCCCGGGTACTGGAGATCCTCAAGCGCCTGATCGCCTTCGACACCGTGTCCTCGGAGTCGAACCTGGCGCTGATCGAATACGTGCGCGAGCTGCTGCTGGGCAAGGGCATCGAGTCGCTGATCGTCAAGGACGAAAGCGGGCGCAAGGCCAACCTGTTCGCCAGCACCGGGCCGCGGGAGCTGCCGGGGATCCTGCTGTCCGGGCACACCGACGTGGTGCCCGTCGCCGGCCAGGCCTGGACCCTGCCGGCGTTCCAGGTCACCGAGCAAGGCGGGCGCCTCTACGGGCGCGGCAGCTGCGACATGAAGGGGTTTATCGCCCTGGCCATAGACGCCATGCTCGATGCCGCCGACAGCACCTTGAGCCGGCCGCTGCAACTGGCGCTGTCCCATGACGAGGAAATCGGTTGCGTCGGCGTGCGCCGCCTGCTGGACGTGCTGCACCTGGCGCCGGTGCGGCCGTTCCTGTGCCTGATCGGCGAGCCCACGCGCATGCAGTTCGTGCTCGGGCACAAGGGCAAGGGGTCGTACCGCGCCTATTGCCGTGGCCAGGAAGCGCATTCCTCCCTGGCGCCGCTGGCAGCCAACGCGATTCACCTGGCCTGCGATTTCATCGCCGGTTTGCGCGACAGCCAGCAGCGTCTGCGCGAGCAGGGCGCGCGGGATGCCGACTACGACATTCCCTACAGCACCGTGCACGTCGGGCAGATCGGCGGCGGCAAGGCGCTGAACATAGTGCCGAACCTGTGCACCCTGGATTTCGAGGTGCGCAACCTGCCGGCGGACGATCTCGAGCAGTTCCTCGAACAGATGCGCGAACGCGCCGAGCTGATCGTGCGCGAGGCCCGCAAGGTCTCCGAGGTGGCGGCCATCGAGATCGAAACCCTCAATGTGTACCCGGGGCTGGAGACCCATCCGAGTGTCGAGGCGGTGCGTTTGCTCCACGCCTTCGCCGCGCCGGGCACTGGCTACGCCAAGGTCGGCTTCGGCACCGAAGGCGGCCTGTTCAGCCAGCGCCTGGACATCCCGGTGGTGGTCTGCGGCCCGGGCTCCATCGAGCAGGCGCACAAGCCCGACGAGTTCATCGAGGTCAGCCAGATGGATGCCGGCCAGCGTTTTCTCGAAGGCCTGCTGGGTTCCCTGAAACGTTGA
- a CDS encoding (2Fe-2S)-binding protein → MKGRFVRLGERERAPVRLWVDGAPIEALQGDTLMVALLTQGTALRQSEFDSGRRAGFCLMGACQDCWVWTRAGERLRACSSEVREGLDILTTQPEAVWPLHG, encoded by the coding sequence ATGAAGGGGCGTTTTGTACGGTTGGGCGAGCGCGAACGGGCGCCGGTCAGACTGTGGGTGGATGGTGCGCCGATCGAGGCGTTGCAGGGCGACACGCTGATGGTGGCGTTGCTGACCCAGGGGACGGCCCTGCGCCAGTCGGAGTTCGATTCCGGCCGGCGCGCCGGCTTCTGCCTGATGGGCGCCTGCCAGGACTGCTGGGTCTGGACCCGTGCCGGCGAACGCCTGCGCGCCTGTTCCAGCGAGGTCCGCGAGGGCCTGGATATCCTCACCACACAACCGGAGGCGGTATGGCCACTGCACGGCTGA
- a CDS encoding ABC transporter ATP-binding protein gives MSQLIRVEDLRVVAGGESGEVEIVKGVSFALEQGEVLALIGESGSGKTTIALALLGYARRGCRLASGVVRVGEHDMLALGEEQLQGLRGNRVSYIAQSAAAAFNLAKRLLDQVVEGALIHGLDSRANLEAKAIALFRDLALPDPEHIGQRYPHQVSGGQLQRVMAAMALISDPLLVILDEPTTALDVTTQIDVLRAFKRVVRERGATAVYVSHDLAVVAQMADQIVVLNGGQILEQSATAPLLEGPAHDYTRSLLAAARPDSTIRPPSDIAEDQPLLTIKGLTAGYGNKNLQGMPMIRVLEDIDLTVRRGQAIGVIGESGSGKSTLARVVAGLLSPALGQLSFDGQPLGGSLSSRTDEQFRRIQMVFQNADTALNPMHSVSAILSRPLKMYFGLKGAALRQRIDELLDLVRLPRKLADRRPSELSGGQKQRVNLARALAAKPDLILCDEVTSALDTVVGAAILELLRDLRQELGVSYLFISHDISTVRALCDDIVVMYSGHKVEAGSRAAFAQAPFHPYTDLLIHSVPELRQGWLESCGSTCASLPPIGVKANVPELCTFLNRCPVRIDGLCNRTAPNRRAIDGGSEILCHRDSGELLQSQQNFNGMTEGAYA, from the coding sequence ATGAGCCAGTTGATTCGAGTGGAAGACCTGCGGGTGGTTGCCGGCGGCGAGAGCGGCGAAGTGGAGATCGTCAAGGGCGTGAGCTTCGCCCTGGAGCAGGGCGAGGTGCTGGCGTTGATCGGCGAATCCGGCTCCGGCAAGACCACCATCGCCCTGGCCCTGCTGGGTTATGCCCGCCGCGGTTGCCGCCTGGCGTCCGGGGTGGTGCGGGTCGGCGAACACGACATGCTGGCCCTGGGCGAGGAGCAGTTGCAGGGCCTGCGCGGCAATCGCGTGTCCTACATCGCCCAGAGCGCGGCGGCGGCCTTCAACCTGGCGAAAAGACTCCTCGACCAGGTGGTGGAGGGCGCCCTGATCCATGGCCTGGACAGCCGCGCCAACCTGGAGGCCAAGGCCATCGCGCTGTTCCGCGACCTGGCCCTGCCGGACCCGGAACACATCGGCCAGCGTTACCCGCACCAGGTCTCGGGCGGCCAGTTGCAACGGGTCATGGCGGCCATGGCGCTGATCAGCGACCCGCTGCTGGTGATCCTCGACGAGCCGACCACCGCGCTCGACGTCACCACCCAGATCGACGTGCTGCGGGCCTTCAAGCGGGTGGTGCGCGAACGCGGAGCGACAGCGGTGTATGTGTCTCACGACCTGGCGGTGGTGGCGCAGATGGCCGATCAGATCGTGGTGCTCAACGGCGGCCAGATCCTCGAACAGAGCGCCACCGCGCCGCTGCTCGAGGGCCCGGCCCACGACTACACCCGCAGCCTGCTGGCGGCGGCGCGCCCGGACTCGACCATTCGCCCGCCCAGCGATATCGCCGAGGACCAGCCGCTGCTGACCATCAAGGGCCTGACCGCCGGCTACGGCAACAAGAACCTGCAAGGCATGCCGATGATCCGCGTGCTGGAGGACATCGACCTGACCGTGCGCCGTGGCCAGGCCATTGGCGTGATCGGTGAGTCGGGCTCCGGCAAGTCGACCCTGGCGCGGGTGGTGGCCGGTTTGCTGAGCCCGGCCCTGGGCCAGCTGAGCTTTGACGGCCAGCCCCTGGGCGGCAGCCTGTCGAGCCGCACCGACGAGCAGTTCCGGCGGATCCAGATGGTGTTCCAGAACGCCGACACCGCGCTCAACCCCATGCACAGTGTCAGCGCCATTCTCAGCCGGCCGCTGAAGATGTATTTCGGCCTCAAGGGCGCGGCCTTGCGCCAGCGCATCGACGAACTGCTGGACCTGGTGCGGCTGCCGCGCAAGCTCGCGGACCGGCGGCCCAGCGAGCTGTCCGGCGGGCAGAAACAGCGGGTCAACCTGGCCCGCGCGCTGGCGGCCAAGCCCGACCTGATCCTCTGCGACGAGGTGACTTCGGCCCTGGATACGGTGGTTGGGGCGGCGATTCTCGAATTGCTGCGCGACCTGCGCCAGGAACTGGGGGTGTCCTACCTGTTCATCAGCCACGACATTTCCACGGTGCGCGCGCTGTGCGACGACATTGTGGTGATGTACAGCGGGCACAAGGTCGAGGCGGGCAGCCGCGCGGCCTTTGCCCAGGCGCCGTTCCATCCCTATACCGACCTGCTGATCCACTCGGTGCCGGAGCTGCGCCAGGGCTGGCTGGAAAGCTGCGGCAGCACCTGCGCCAGCCTGCCGCCGATCGGCGTCAAGGCCAACGTGCCGGAGCTGTGCACCTTCCTCAATCGCTGCCCGGTGCGCATCGACGGGTTGTGCAACCGCACCGCGCCGAACCGCCGCGCCATCGACGGCGGCAGCGAGATCCTCTGCCACCGCGACAGCGGCGAGTTGCTGCAGAGCCAACAGAACTTCAATGGCATGACCGAGGGAGCCTACGCATGA
- a CDS encoding ABC transporter permease gives MSNLMLKSTPATPDLALGKVSHGPSWLGLTGAAMCVLWLLVALFGPWLAPHPVGEVVSANVFDAMGAAYPFGTDYLGRDMLSRVLVGARFTVGLALISAVLASGLGTACALLSVVAPKWLDEVISRLMDAFISIPSKMLALIMVSAFGSSVVLLVCTAVLSFTPGAFRIARSLAVNIEALEYVQVARTRGERRLYIACVEILPNMLNPVLTDLGLRFGFIVLLLSGMSFLGLGVQPPDADLGSLVRENIGGLNQGAPAIVIPALAIGTLTIGVNLFIDRISSRRSRRPGGH, from the coding sequence ATGAGCAATCTCATGCTGAAGTCGACGCCTGCCACGCCCGACCTGGCGCTTGGCAAGGTGTCCCACGGGCCGTCCTGGCTCGGCCTGACCGGGGCCGCGATGTGTGTGCTGTGGCTGCTGGTGGCGCTGTTCGGCCCCTGGCTGGCGCCGCACCCGGTGGGCGAAGTGGTGTCCGCCAATGTGTTCGACGCCATGGGCGCGGCCTATCCGTTCGGCACCGATTACCTGGGCCGCGACATGCTCAGCCGGGTGCTGGTGGGCGCGCGGTTCACCGTCGGCCTGGCGCTGATTTCCGCGGTCCTGGCCAGCGGCCTGGGCACCGCCTGCGCCTTGCTCTCGGTGGTCGCGCCGAAATGGCTGGATGAAGTCATCAGCCGCCTGATGGATGCCTTCATCTCCATCCCGAGCAAGATGCTGGCGCTGATCATGGTCTCGGCCTTCGGCTCCTCGGTGGTGCTGCTGGTGTGCACCGCGGTGCTGAGCTTCACCCCCGGGGCGTTCCGTATCGCCCGCAGCCTGGCGGTGAATATCGAGGCCCTGGAGTATGTGCAGGTGGCCCGCACCCGGGGCGAGCGCCGGCTGTACATCGCCTGCGTGGAGATCCTGCCGAACATGCTCAACCCGGTGCTCACCGACCTGGGCCTGCGCTTTGGCTTCATCGTCCTGCTGCTCAGCGGCATGAGCTTCCTCGGCCTCGGCGTGCAGCCGCCGGACGCCGACCTCGGCTCGCTGGTGCGCGAGAACATCGGCGGCCTCAACCAGGGCGCGCCGGCCATCGTCATCCCGGCGCTGGCCATCGGCACCCTGACCATTGGCGTGAACCTGTTCATCGACAGGATCTCGTCGCGCCGCAGCCGCCGTCCGGGAGGTCATTGA
- a CDS encoding ABC transporter permease: protein MNSNTLWLIGRRMGAAVVTLLIVSMVVFAITAVLPGDAAQQALGQFATPEQVAALRLKLGLDQPGVVRYLHWLLSLLAGDMGTSVSNAMPVSELMAGRVPNTLMLAAVTAVVSVPVALTLGIGSAMGRGGRLDSVLSFITLALVAVPEFLVATLAVLVFAVNLGWLSALSYASEIHSPLQFLRTYALPVMTLCFVIVAQMARMTRAAVIDQLDSPYVEMARLKGVSPVRIVLRHALPNAIGPIANAVALSLSYLLGGVVIVETIFNYPGIASLMVDAVTNRDMALVQACTMLFCTAYLGLVLIADLCAILSNPRLRNQ from the coding sequence ATGAATAGCAACACACTGTGGTTGATCGGGCGGCGCATGGGCGCCGCGGTCGTGACCTTGTTGATCGTCTCCATGGTGGTGTTCGCCATCACCGCGGTATTGCCGGGGGACGCGGCGCAACAGGCCCTGGGGCAGTTCGCCACGCCGGAACAGGTGGCGGCGCTGCGCCTGAAACTGGGCCTGGACCAGCCCGGTGTGGTGCGTTACCTGCACTGGTTGCTCAGCCTGCTGGCCGGCGACATGGGCACCTCGGTGTCCAACGCCATGCCGGTCAGCGAGCTGATGGCCGGGCGGGTGCCCAACACCCTGATGCTGGCGGCGGTGACCGCGGTGGTCTCGGTGCCGGTGGCGCTGACCCTGGGCATCGGCTCGGCCATGGGCCGCGGCGGGCGCCTGGACAGCGTCCTGAGCTTCATCACCCTGGCCCTGGTGGCGGTGCCGGAGTTCCTGGTGGCAACCCTGGCGGTGCTGGTGTTCGCGGTGAACCTGGGCTGGTTGTCGGCCTTGTCCTACGCCAGCGAAATCCACTCGCCGCTGCAGTTCCTGCGCACCTACGCCTTGCCGGTGATGACCCTGTGCTTCGTCATCGTCGCGCAAATGGCGCGCATGACCCGCGCCGCGGTGATCGACCAGCTCGACAGCCCCTACGTGGAAATGGCCCGGCTCAAGGGCGTCAGCCCGGTGCGCATCGTGCTGCGCCACGCCTTGCCCAACGCCATCGGGCCGATTGCCAACGCGGTGGCGCTGAGCCTGTCGTACCTGCTGGGCGGGGTGGTGATCGTCGAGACCATCTTCAACTATCCCGGGATCGCCAGCCTGATGGTCGACGCGGTGACCAACCGCGACATGGCGCTGGTCCAGGCCTGCACCATGCTGTTCTGCACGGCCTACCTGGGCCTGGTGCTGATTGCCGACCTGTGCGCGATTCTTTCCAATCCGAGGCTGAGAAACCAATGA
- a CDS encoding tartrate dehydrogenase, which yields MSKAFRIAAIAGDGIGKEVLPEGLRVLRQAARTWQLDLQIEVLDWAHCDYYLEHGRMMPEDWFERLKDFDAIYFGAVGWPDKVPDHISLWGSLLKFRRDFDQYVNIRPVRLFPGVPCPLAGREPGDIDFVVVRENTEGEYSSVGGKMFEGTEHEFVLQESVFTRRGVDRILKYAFDLAQTRPRKRLTAATKSNGISISMPYWDERTALMAGQYPQVSWDKQHIDILCARFVLQPERFDVVVASNLFGDILSDLGPACAGTIGIAPSANLDPQRRFPSLFEPVHGSAPDIYGRNIANPIAMIWSGALMLDFLGNGDQRYRAAHDGILEAIEQVIAQGPITPDLGGQASTQEVGAAIADRL from the coding sequence ATGAGCAAGGCATTCAGGATCGCCGCCATCGCCGGTGACGGAATCGGCAAGGAAGTATTGCCAGAAGGATTGCGGGTGCTGCGGCAGGCGGCGCGCACGTGGCAGCTGGACCTGCAGATCGAGGTGCTGGACTGGGCGCACTGCGATTACTACCTGGAGCACGGGCGGATGATGCCCGAGGACTGGTTCGAGCGGCTCAAGGATTTCGACGCCATCTACTTCGGCGCCGTGGGCTGGCCGGACAAGGTGCCGGACCATATTTCCCTGTGGGGTTCGCTGCTCAAGTTCCGCCGCGACTTCGACCAGTACGTGAACATCCGCCCGGTGCGGCTGTTCCCCGGGGTGCCGTGCCCGCTGGCCGGGCGCGAGCCGGGGGACATCGATTTCGTGGTGGTCCGCGAGAACACCGAGGGCGAGTATTCCTCGGTGGGCGGCAAGATGTTCGAGGGCACCGAGCATGAGTTCGTGCTGCAGGAGTCGGTGTTCACCCGGCGTGGCGTGGACCGCATTCTCAAGTACGCCTTCGACCTGGCCCAGACCCGGCCGCGCAAGCGCCTGACGGCGGCGACCAAGTCCAACGGGATTTCCATCAGCATGCCGTACTGGGACGAGCGCACGGCGCTGATGGCCGGGCAGTACCCGCAGGTGAGCTGGGACAAGCAGCACATCGATATTCTCTGCGCGCGTTTTGTCCTGCAACCGGAGCGTTTCGACGTGGTGGTGGCCTCCAACCTGTTCGGCGACATTCTTTCCGACCTTGGCCCGGCCTGTGCCGGCACCATCGGCATCGCGCCCTCGGCCAACCTCGATCCGCAGCGGCGCTTCCCGTCGCTGTTCGAGCCGGTGCACGGCTCGGCGCCGGACATCTACGGGCGCAATATCGCCAACCCGATCGCGATGATCTGGTCTGGCGCGCTGATGCTGGATTTCCTCGGCAACGGCGACCAGCGTTATCGCGCCGCCCACGACGGGATTCTCGAGGCCATCGAACAAGTGATCGCCCAGGGCCCGATCACCCCGGACCTGGGTGGCCAGGCCTCGACCCAGGAGGTGGGCGCGGCGATTGCCGATAGGCTCTGA
- a CDS encoding NAD(P)/FAD-dependent oxidoreductase, whose amino-acid sequence MATARLNIPSGAAPRVVIVGAGPAGVRCAETLLAAGLVPTLVDENRRDGGQIYRRQPEGFRRDYATLYGSEAHKARALHDSFERLRPRIDYRPDTLVWNLTPGQLCCVSQGRHFTLDYDALILCTGATDRLMPLEGWQLAGTYSLGGAQIALKAQSVSIGHRVVFMGSGPLLYLVASQYLKAGAQVAAVLDTSSLGKRIGALPKLLARPGLLWTGMKLLAQLCLARVPVHLGIQPVRVLGDAQGGVSLVQVKTAKGDSLDVECDALALGYHLRPETQLADLAGCRLAFDPASSQWLLELDEAGRTSVSGVYAAGDGAKIRGADAAEHAGRLAALALLEDLQLPVNAAERDEQRQALAVMDQFRLGLAQAFPWPSAQAEALPDTAIVCRCEMISAGELRRTVREKGACEVNRAKAFSRVGMGRCQGRYCSQAGAEVIAAAAGVAVQEVGRQRGQAPVKPLSMLTGEVTP is encoded by the coding sequence ATGGCCACTGCACGGCTGAACATCCCGTCCGGCGCCGCGCCGCGGGTCGTGATAGTCGGCGCCGGCCCGGCCGGTGTCCGTTGCGCCGAAACCCTGCTGGCGGCCGGCCTGGTGCCGACCCTGGTCGACGAGAACCGTCGCGACGGCGGGCAGATCTACCGCCGCCAGCCCGAAGGTTTCCGCCGCGACTACGCCACCCTGTACGGCAGCGAAGCGCACAAGGCGCGGGCCCTGCACGACAGCTTCGAGCGCCTGCGCCCGCGCATCGACTATCGCCCGGACACCCTGGTGTGGAACCTGACCCCGGGGCAACTGTGCTGCGTCAGCCAGGGCCGGCACTTCACCCTGGACTATGACGCGCTGATCCTCTGCACCGGCGCCACCGACCGCCTGATGCCGCTCGAAGGCTGGCAACTGGCGGGCACCTACAGCCTCGGCGGCGCGCAGATCGCCCTCAAGGCGCAATCGGTGTCCATCGGTCACCGCGTGGTGTTCATGGGCAGCGGGCCGCTGCTGTACCTGGTGGCCAGCCAGTACCTCAAGGCCGGGGCGCAGGTCGCCGCGGTGCTCGACACCTCGTCGCTGGGCAAGCGCATCGGCGCCTTGCCGAAACTGCTGGCGCGCCCGGGATTGCTCTGGACCGGCATGAAGCTGCTGGCGCAACTGTGCCTGGCCCGGGTGCCGGTGCACCTGGGGATCCAGCCGGTCCGGGTGCTGGGCGATGCCCAGGGCGGGGTCAGCCTGGTGCAGGTCAAGACCGCCAAGGGCGACAGCCTGGATGTCGAGTGCGATGCCCTGGCCCTGGGCTATCACCTGCGTCCGGAAACCCAGCTGGCCGACCTTGCCGGTTGCCGCCTGGCCTTCGACCCGGCGTCCAGCCAATGGCTGCTGGAGCTCGACGAGGCCGGGCGCACCAGTGTCAGCGGGGTCTATGCCGCCGGCGACGGGGCGAAGATCCGTGGCGCCGACGCCGCCGAACACGCCGGGCGCCTCGCGGCGCTGGCCCTGCTCGAGGATCTGCAACTGCCGGTCAACGCCGCGGAACGCGACGAACAGCGCCAGGCCCTGGCGGTGATGGACCAGTTCCGCCTCGGCCTGGCCCAGGCCTTTCCCTGGCCGAGCGCCCAGGCCGAGGCACTGCCGGACACCGCCATCGTCTGCCGTTGCGAGATGATCAGCGCCGGCGAACTGCGGCGCACGGTGCGCGAGAAGGGCGCCTGCGAAGTCAACCGCGCCAAGGCCTTCAGCCGGGTCGGCATGGGCCGCTGCCAGGGTCGCTACTGTTCCCAGGCCGGGGCCGAGGTGATCGCCGCCGCGGCCGGGGTCGCGGTGCAGGAGGTGGGCCGGCAGCGAGGCCAGGCCCCGGTCAAGCCCCTTTCGATGCTCACCGGGGAGGTGACGCCATGA